Proteins found in one Massilia sp. H6 genomic segment:
- a CDS encoding DUF883 family protein has translation METPNQCAQSQQQLIGDLRMVIENAEELLKNTDHYTSALYQNARAKLALALEAANEELARFEDAQLERMMAATRAANERFQIYSGEQRILRAFH, from the coding sequence ATGGAAACCCCTAACCAGTGCGCGCAATCGCAACAGCAGCTCATCGGCGATCTGCGTATGGTGATAGAAAACGCCGAAGAACTGCTCAAGAACACCGATCACTACACCAGCGCGCTATACCAGAACGCCCGTGCCAAGCTGGCGCTGGCCCTGGAAGCGGCCAACGAAGAACTGGCGCGCTTCGAAGACGCCCAGCTCGAGCGCATGATGGCCGCCACCCGCGCCGCCAACGAACGCTTCCAGATCTACTCTGGCGAGCAGCGCATCCTGCGCGCCTTTCATTAA
- a CDS encoding RNA-binding S4 domain-containing protein: MQKIVFDLTSEFVEINQLLKLVGLADSGGAGKHMVASGDVSVDGKQELRKTAKIRRGQLVTLGDVQIRVQ, translated from the coding sequence ATGCAAAAAATAGTTTTCGATTTGACATCAGAATTCGTCGAGATCAACCAGCTGCTCAAGCTGGTAGGCCTGGCCGACAGCGGCGGCGCCGGCAAGCACATGGTCGCCAGCGGCGACGTGTCGGTCGACGGCAAGCAAGAGCTCCGCAAGACAGCCAAGATCCGCCGCGGCCAGCTGGTAACGCTGGGCGATGTACAGATTCGCGTGCAATAA
- a CDS encoding DUF692 family multinuclear iron-containing protein — translation MSVAPAGASMKAGVGLRAPHYRAFLEARPALGFIEVHSENYLARTGWDWHVLATLRRDYPVSLHGVGLGLGSARGFSQEHLARVCALAEAVDPFLVSEHLSWGALAGRQLHDLLPVTLTPSTLALVCERVERVQDALGRRLLLENVSTYVRFRADAMSEAQFLVELARRTGCGILLDVNNLYVNQHNHGADALAALDALAALPPGSVGEIHLAGHLATPLALLDHHGAPVAEPVWQLYRAALERFGRVPTLVEWDAELPALDILLAEAARADAVAHDVAPAQPAPPATAPAAPAAPAWGRHTASDDDLAELQQQFGDALLDRRHEASLAPLLAAGGVERLTFYRGNLAAGWERALGEAFPVVRQLVGEEFFQGLARVYGKATPLHDPDLAGFGVHFAGFLDGFAPAASLPYLPDMARLEWAVHRACLAPDAAPACIEVLAQLSPQALAAVRFTLHPSLALLRSRWAVVPLWQAHQAGGPALPSQVQVPCVALVLRPRWAVQVVELDRLEGVVLEQLLAGASFGEALDAMLACAADGKEESGGAAPDIGAMLQGWFKLGVVVSVVTGPQGAAPAGAGQPA, via the coding sequence ATGTCGGTCGCGCCCGCGGGCGCCAGCATGAAGGCCGGGGTCGGCTTGCGCGCGCCGCATTACCGCGCCTTTCTTGAAGCACGACCGGCGCTCGGCTTCATCGAAGTCCATAGCGAAAACTACCTGGCCCGCACCGGCTGGGACTGGCATGTACTGGCTACGCTGCGGCGCGACTACCCGGTCAGCCTGCATGGCGTGGGCCTGGGCCTGGGCTCGGCGCGCGGCTTTTCGCAAGAGCACCTGGCGCGCGTGTGCGCGCTGGCCGAGGCGGTCGATCCTTTCCTCGTCTCCGAACACCTGAGCTGGGGCGCACTGGCCGGCCGCCAGCTCCACGACCTGCTGCCCGTCACGCTCACACCTTCGACGCTGGCGCTGGTGTGCGAACGCGTCGAGCGGGTGCAGGATGCCCTTGGCCGCCGGCTGCTGCTCGAAAACGTCTCGACCTATGTCCGCTTTCGCGCGGATGCGATGAGCGAGGCGCAATTCTTGGTGGAGCTGGCGCGCCGCACCGGCTGCGGCATCTTGCTCGATGTGAATAATCTCTACGTCAACCAGCACAACCACGGCGCCGACGCCCTGGCCGCGCTCGATGCGCTCGCGGCGCTGCCGCCGGGCAGCGTCGGCGAAATCCACCTGGCCGGCCACCTGGCCACGCCGCTGGCGCTGCTGGACCACCACGGCGCGCCAGTGGCCGAGCCGGTGTGGCAGCTGTACCGCGCCGCACTCGAGCGCTTCGGCCGGGTACCGACCCTGGTCGAATGGGATGCCGAACTGCCCGCGCTCGATATTCTGCTGGCCGAGGCGGCGCGGGCCGACGCCGTCGCCCACGATGTCGCGCCGGCGCAGCCCGCGCCACCCGCGACCGCGCCGGCAGCGCCGGCAGCGCCGGCATGGGGGCGGCACACCGCAAGCGACGACGACCTGGCGGAACTCCAGCAGCAATTCGGCGACGCGTTGCTCGATCGCCGTCACGAAGCCAGCCTGGCGCCGCTGCTGGCAGCGGGTGGGGTAGAGCGCTTGACGTTTTACCGCGGCAACCTGGCCGCTGGCTGGGAGCGCGCGCTGGGCGAGGCTTTTCCGGTCGTTCGCCAACTCGTCGGCGAAGAATTCTTCCAGGGACTGGCGCGCGTCTATGGTAAGGCAACGCCCTTGCACGACCCCGACCTGGCCGGCTTCGGCGTGCACTTTGCGGGTTTCCTGGACGGTTTCGCCCCGGCCGCCAGCTTGCCCTATCTGCCCGACATGGCGCGCCTGGAATGGGCGGTTCACCGCGCCTGCCTGGCGCCGGACGCGGCACCGGCTTGCATCGAGGTGCTGGCGCAGCTGTCGCCGCAGGCGCTGGCCGCCGTCCGCTTCACCCTGCACCCGAGCCTGGCGCTGCTGCGTAGCCGCTGGGCAGTGGTGCCGTTATGGCAGGCGCACCAGGCCGGTGGGCCGGCGCTGCCGTCACAGGTGCAGGTGCCCTGCGTGGCGCTGGTGCTGCGGCCGCGCTGGGCGGTCCAGGTGGTGGAGCTCGATCGGCTGGAAGGTGTCGTGCTGGAGCAGTTACTGGCGGGCGCCAGTTTTGGCGAGGCGCTCGATGCCATGCTGGCCTGCGCGGCAGACGGGAAAGAAGAATCGGGCGGGGCTGCGCCGGACATTGGCGCCATGCTGCAAGGCTGGTTCAAGCTCGGCGTGGTGGTGTCGGTAGTGACGGGCCCGCAAGGCGCGGCGCCCGCCGGGGCCGGCCAGCCGGCTTAA